One region of Aurantimonas sp. HBX-1 genomic DNA includes:
- a CDS encoding bifunctional diguanylate cyclase/phosphodiesterase produces the protein MRVPRSNIPDAFVRTTALEGLYRRWLAARVGPLLPPYEDVALGSLGQVAEQLALIVQDASGGFQIVRFGETFRKWLGQDGADISLDELRPEHKLALGQVIATALRQGKPGQTLAHVVSNGIVETYNVVAFPLESRWGPPVILACMEDRNERYSLVDTMFGATDEGMLALTAIRDEEGRPSDFQIISVNDGACRLLRRTQDKLQWKRLSEIDLMLEEYGVLAHLRQSLETGQRRQFEISIPGEAATRHVKIGVSPVRDLLSVTLTDIADVKAREASFRLLFDSNPVPMWLYDPSTLSFLQVNDAAVRHYGYSRDAFLGMSVLDIRPAETRETARAVLKGIQEGYEAEEAWRHVKADGSEILVYPYLRMLSVDERPAVLVAVMDVTERRKAEARIAHMAHHDALTNLPNRVLFRERLDRALGGIMQRDEKLAIFCVDLDHFKSVNDTLGHPIGDKLLQAVADRFRDCLGERDIVARLGGDEFAVIQPAVGTPAQASILARRLIEAASAPYEIEGHQIVIGTSIGIALAPGDGDEPDVLLKNADVALYRAKADGRNTFHFFEQGMDSRLRARRALDLDLRNAMAAGEFELYYQPVITARSSTVSGFEALMRWHHPERGMVSPAEFIPMAEEIGLIVPLGEWALLQACREAAAWPENLSIAVNLSPVQFKSRNLVPAVINALTSSGLAASRLELEITESVLLQESEVNLATLHQLRELGVRISMDDFGTGYSSLGYLRRFPFDKIKIDQSFIKELAENPQDAAIVRAVTGLGISLGMTITAEGVETQFQFDRLRLEGCTEVQGYLFSPPRPASALGPFLTGRQMTELSGARPAILAIVPNEAPPSELSSLRLPPRVDQLVS, from the coding sequence GAAATGGCTGGGCCAGGATGGCGCCGATATCTCGCTCGACGAGCTGAGGCCGGAGCACAAGCTGGCGCTGGGCCAGGTCATCGCGACGGCGCTACGCCAGGGCAAGCCGGGTCAGACGCTGGCGCATGTCGTCAGCAACGGCATCGTCGAGACGTACAACGTCGTGGCATTCCCCCTCGAAAGCCGTTGGGGCCCGCCGGTGATTCTTGCCTGCATGGAGGACCGCAACGAGCGCTACAGCCTCGTCGACACGATGTTCGGCGCGACCGACGAAGGCATGCTCGCGCTGACGGCGATCCGCGACGAAGAGGGACGACCCAGCGACTTCCAGATCATCTCGGTCAACGATGGCGCCTGCCGCCTGCTGCGCCGGACACAGGACAAGCTGCAATGGAAGCGACTGTCCGAAATCGACCTGATGCTAGAGGAATACGGCGTCCTCGCCCATCTCAGGCAGTCGCTCGAGACGGGCCAGCGCCGGCAGTTCGAGATCTCCATTCCGGGCGAGGCGGCGACCCGCCACGTCAAGATCGGCGTCTCGCCGGTGCGGGATCTCCTGTCCGTCACACTCACCGACATCGCCGATGTCAAGGCGCGCGAAGCCTCGTTCCGGTTGCTGTTCGACAGCAACCCGGTGCCGATGTGGCTGTACGACCCGTCGACGCTTTCCTTCCTGCAGGTCAACGACGCCGCCGTTCGGCACTACGGCTACAGCCGCGACGCCTTCCTGGGCATGTCGGTTCTCGACATCAGGCCGGCGGAAACGCGCGAAACGGCACGAGCGGTTCTTAAGGGAATCCAGGAAGGCTACGAGGCCGAAGAGGCCTGGCGGCACGTCAAGGCGGACGGCTCGGAGATCCTCGTCTATCCCTATCTGCGCATGCTCAGCGTCGATGAGCGACCGGCGGTGCTGGTGGCCGTCATGGACGTTACCGAACGCCGCAAGGCCGAGGCGCGCATTGCGCACATGGCCCATCACGACGCGCTCACCAACCTTCCCAACCGGGTCCTGTTCCGCGAGCGGCTCGACCGGGCGCTTGGCGGCATCATGCAGCGGGACGAGAAGCTGGCGATCTTCTGCGTCGATCTCGATCACTTCAAAAGCGTCAACGACACGCTGGGCCATCCGATCGGTGACAAGCTGCTCCAGGCTGTCGCCGATCGCTTCCGCGACTGCCTGGGTGAGCGCGACATCGTCGCCCGTCTCGGCGGCGATGAGTTCGCGGTGATTCAGCCGGCGGTCGGCACGCCTGCGCAGGCCAGCATTCTGGCGCGCCGGCTGATCGAGGCGGCCAGCGCGCCCTACGAGATCGAGGGCCACCAGATCGTCATCGGCACCAGTATCGGCATCGCCCTCGCACCGGGCGATGGCGACGAACCGGACGTCCTGTTGAAGAATGCCGATGTGGCGCTCTATCGGGCCAAGGCCGACGGGCGCAACACCTTCCATTTCTTCGAGCAGGGGATGGACTCGCGGCTGAGAGCCCGGCGCGCGCTGGATCTCGACCTGCGCAATGCCATGGCTGCCGGCGAGTTCGAACTGTATTACCAGCCGGTGATCACCGCCCGATCGAGCACCGTCAGCGGCTTCGAGGCGCTGATGCGCTGGCATCACCCCGAACGCGGCATGGTCTCGCCGGCGGAGTTCATTCCCATGGCCGAGGAGATCGGCCTGATCGTGCCGCTCGGCGAATGGGCGTTGCTGCAGGCGTGCAGGGAGGCCGCGGCCTGGCCGGAAAACCTCAGCATCGCGGTGAACCTCTCGCCGGTCCAGTTCAAGAGCCGCAATCTCGTGCCGGCCGTCATCAACGCCCTCACCTCGTCCGGGCTGGCGGCCAGTCGACTCGAGCTGGAGATTACGGAGTCCGTGCTGTTGCAGGAGAGCGAGGTCAATCTCGCCACGCTGCATCAGTTGCGAGAGCTCGGCGTGCGCATCTCCATGGACGATTTCGGCACGGGCTACTCGTCTCTCGGCTATCTGCGGCGATTCCCCTTCGACAAGATCAAGATCGACCAGTCCTTCATCAAGGAGCTTGCCGAAAACCCCCAGGACGCCGCCATCGTGCGCGCCGTGACGGGGCTGGGCATCAGCCTGGGCATGACGATCACCGCCGAAGGCGTCGAGACGCAGTTCCAGTTCGATCGGCTTCGCCTGGAGGGATGCACCGAAGTCCAGGGTTATCTCTTCAGCCCGCCCAGGCCGGCCAGCGCGCTGGGACCGTTCCTGACCGGTCGCCAGATGACCGAGCTTTCCGGCGCCAGACCCGCGATACTGGCCATCGTGCCGAACGAGGCCCCGCCCTCCGAGCTTTCGTCGCTCCGGCTGCCGCCTCGCGTGGACCAGCTCGTCTCCTAG
- a CDS encoding DUF2905 domain-containing protein produces MSRTLILAGLALLAAGLLWPMLPRLGLFRLPGDIVVERSGFTLFAPVTTMILASIVLSALFWLFGR; encoded by the coding sequence ATGTCCCGCACGCTGATCCTCGCCGGCCTGGCGCTGCTCGCGGCCGGCCTGCTCTGGCCGATGCTGCCGCGGCTCGGGCTGTTCCGGCTGCCCGGCGACATCGTCGTCGAGCGCAGCGGCTTCACCCTCTTCGCGCCGGTCACCACGATGATCCTCGCCAGCATCGTCCTGTCGGCCCTGTTCTGGCTGTTCGGCCGCTGA
- a CDS encoding metallophosphoesterase, with amino-acid sequence MKLYAVADLHLGHPDNREAIHAIEARPDDWLILAGDVGETERHLDLAIDALQDKFRQLVWVPGNHELWAVASHGTPLQGEARYERFVARCRERGVLTPEDDYPVITVDGTMVRIVPMFLLYDYSFRPPHVALEGAVAWAREAGLRCADESLLVAAPHASRGDWCAARVAATEARLGGLDAAIPNILVNHWPLRQELARLPRIPRFSIWCGTTRTEDWHTRYNARAVVSGHLHMPSSRVIDGVAFEEVSFGYPKQWRGRREPDAALRRIRV; translated from the coding sequence GTGAAGCTCTACGCCGTCGCCGACCTGCATCTCGGCCATCCCGACAATCGCGAGGCGATCCACGCCATCGAGGCGCGTCCCGATGACTGGCTGATCCTCGCCGGCGATGTCGGCGAGACCGAGCGGCATCTCGACCTCGCCATCGACGCGCTGCAGGACAAATTCCGCCAGCTGGTGTGGGTGCCGGGCAATCACGAGCTCTGGGCGGTCGCCTCGCACGGCACGCCGCTGCAGGGCGAGGCCCGCTACGAGCGTTTCGTCGCCCGCTGCCGCGAGCGCGGCGTCCTCACCCCGGAGGACGACTATCCGGTGATCACGGTGGACGGCACCATGGTGCGCATCGTGCCGATGTTCCTGCTCTACGACTATTCCTTCCGGCCGCCGCATGTGGCGCTGGAAGGTGCCGTCGCCTGGGCCCGCGAGGCGGGGCTGCGCTGCGCCGACGAGAGCCTGCTGGTGGCCGCCCCGCATGCCAGCCGCGGCGACTGGTGCGCTGCCCGGGTCGCCGCCACCGAGGCGCGCCTCGGCGGGCTCGACGCGGCGATCCCCAACATCCTCGTCAATCACTGGCCGCTGCGCCAGGAGCTGGCCCGGCTGCCGCGCATCCCGCGCTTCTCGATCTGGTGCGGCACGACCCGCACCGAGGACTGGCACACCCGCTACAACGCCCGCGCGGTGGTCTCCGGCCACCTGCACATGCCGTCCTCGCGCGTCATCGACGGGGTCGCCTTCGAGGAGGTCTCCTTCGGCTACCCCAAGCAGTGGCGCGGCCGCCGCGAACCCGACGCAGCCTTGCGCCGGATCAGGGTGTGA
- a CDS encoding 4'-phosphopantetheinyl transferase superfamily protein, whose protein sequence is MQPQPGPVSGAVDVWLGFLADVPATLDSAYERLLDPGERLRHQRYKVEGARREFLVGRAMVRTVLSRYAPTAPADWRFEANRYGRPAIVGAAPGLVFNLSHTRGLAALAVARDCDLGIDVESADRPSATHDLAGRYFSPTEAKFVRAGGPMLAERFFAVWTLKEAYIKARGMGLALPLDGFSYDLAGTEPTIAFHEHCPDDPARWRFLRAGVSDTHRLALAVSPQTAGARVDFRRIVPLTGFDEAMTPASVPLDAPADGRTA, encoded by the coding sequence ATGCAGCCCCAGCCCGGTCCTGTCTCCGGCGCCGTCGACGTATGGCTCGGCTTCCTCGCCGACGTGCCGGCGACGCTGGATTCCGCCTATGAACGCCTGCTCGATCCCGGCGAGCGCCTGCGCCATCAACGCTACAAGGTCGAAGGCGCGCGCCGCGAGTTCCTCGTCGGCCGGGCGATGGTGCGCACCGTGCTGTCGCGCTACGCGCCGACCGCACCGGCCGACTGGCGCTTCGAGGCCAACCGATACGGCCGGCCGGCGATCGTCGGGGCGGCGCCCGGGCTCGTCTTCAACCTGTCGCACACACGCGGCCTCGCCGCGCTCGCCGTGGCGCGCGACTGCGACCTCGGCATCGACGTCGAGAGCGCCGACCGCCCGAGCGCCACGCACGATCTCGCCGGCCGGTATTTCTCGCCCACCGAGGCCAAGTTCGTGCGCGCCGGGGGCCCTATGCTGGCCGAGCGGTTCTTCGCCGTCTGGACGCTCAAGGAAGCCTATATCAAGGCGCGCGGCATGGGCCTTGCCCTGCCGCTCGACGGCTTCTCCTACGATCTGGCGGGGACCGAGCCGACCATCGCCTTCCACGAGCACTGCCCCGACGACCCGGCGCGCTGGCGCTTCCTGCGGGCCGGGGTCTCGGACACCCACCGGCTGGCGCTCGCCGTCTCGCCGCAAACGGCCGGTGCCCGGGTCGATTTCCGCCGCATCGTGCCGCTCACCGGCTTCGACGAAGCGATGACGCCCGCTTCCGTCCCGCTCGACGCCCCGGCCGACGGACGAACGGCGTGA
- a CDS encoding MerR family transcriptional regulator gives MKIGELARRSGLSAHTLRYYERIGLLPYADRDRSGQRDYDAAILTWIEFLGRLKTTGMPISQMLRYAALRAEGDATGPARRQMLEDHRERVRTHVAELQACLLVLDTKIAGYPGGIKETKDHDAPPGRRRKPLRARAEGTLAD, from the coding sequence ATGAAGATCGGCGAGCTCGCGAGACGGTCTGGTTTGTCGGCCCACACGCTTCGCTATTACGAGCGGATCGGGCTGCTTCCCTATGCCGATCGTGACCGCTCGGGACAGCGGGACTACGACGCGGCCATCCTGACGTGGATCGAATTTCTCGGCCGCCTGAAGACGACCGGGATGCCGATCAGCCAGATGCTGCGCTACGCCGCGCTCCGTGCGGAAGGTGACGCGACCGGACCGGCGCGCCGGCAGATGCTCGAAGACCATCGCGAGCGTGTCCGGACCCATGTCGCCGAACTGCAGGCCTGCCTTCTCGTCCTCGATACCAAGATCGCTGGCTATCCCGGCGGTATCAAGGAGACGAAAGACCATGACGCACCCCCAGGCAGAAGACGAAAGCCGCTTCGAGCGCGGGCGGAAGGCACTCTCGCGGATTGA
- a CDS encoding DUF2188 domain-containing protein translates to MSELHYRIVQHDGGWAYKVGDVFSETFPDHDTAFAAAKDAAERQRLAGETRGISYETADGQWHEEVADGGDRPETDVDDVAPRG, encoded by the coding sequence ATGAGCGAACTGCATTACCGGATCGTCCAGCACGACGGCGGCTGGGCCTACAAGGTCGGCGACGTGTTCTCCGAAACCTTCCCCGACCACGACACCGCCTTCGCTGCTGCCAAGGACGCCGCCGAGCGCCAGCGGCTCGCCGGCGAAACCCGCGGCATCAGCTACGAGACCGCCGACGGCCAGTGGCACGAGGAAGTCGCCGACGGCGGCGACCGGCCGGAGACCGATGTGGACGACGTCGCGCCAAGGGGGTGA
- a CDS encoding carboxymuconolactone decarboxylase family protein encodes MTHPQAEDESRFERGRKALSRIDGEGGEKVVASLADIAPDFARYLIEFPFGDIYCRPGLDLRSREIATIAALTAMGNAAPQLKVHVEAGLNVGLTRSEIVEVIMQMAVYAGFPAALNGLFAAKEVFALREEGSGTEDIVRS; translated from the coding sequence ATGACGCACCCCCAGGCAGAAGACGAAAGCCGCTTCGAGCGCGGGCGGAAGGCACTCTCGCGGATTGACGGCGAAGGCGGCGAGAAGGTCGTTGCTTCCCTGGCCGACATCGCCCCGGATTTCGCGCGGTACCTCATCGAATTCCCGTTCGGCGACATCTACTGCCGCCCCGGGCTTGATCTGCGCAGTCGCGAGATCGCGACCATCGCCGCGCTCACGGCGATGGGGAACGCTGCCCCGCAGCTCAAGGTACATGTCGAAGCAGGGCTGAATGTCGGGCTGACCCGCAGCGAGATCGTCGAGGTCATCATGCAGATGGCCGTCTATGCCGGCTTCCCCGCCGCCCTCAACGGTCTCTTTGCGGCCAAGGAGGTGTTCGCCCTTCGCGAAGAAGGATCCGGCACGGAAGACATCGTGAGAAGCTGA